A region of Mauremys mutica isolate MM-2020 ecotype Southern chromosome 2, ASM2049712v1, whole genome shotgun sequence DNA encodes the following proteins:
- the ARL4A gene encoding ADP-ribosylation factor-like protein 4A: MGNGLSDQTPILSSLPSFQCFHIVILGLDSAGKTTVLYRLQFNEFVNTVPTKGFNTEKIKVTLGSSKTVTFHFWDVGGQEKLRPLWKSYTRCTDGIVFVVDSVDIERMEEAKTELHKITRISENQGVPVLIVANKQDLRNSLSLSEIEKMLAMSELSSSTPWHLQPTCAIIGDGLKEGLEKLHDMIIKRRKMLRQQKKKR, translated from the coding sequence ATGGGGAATGGGCTCTCGGACCAGACGCCGATCCTCTCCAGCCTGCCCTCCTTCCAGTGCTTCCACATCGTGATCCTGGGGCTCGACTCGGCGGGCAAGACCACCGTGCTCTACAGGCTGCAGTTCAACGAGTTCGTCAACACGGTGCCAACCAAGGGCTTTAACACGGAGAAAATCAAAGTGACGCTGGGCAGCTCGAAAACGGTCACCTTCCACTTCTGGGACGTGGGAGGCCAGGAGAAGCTGAGGCCCCTGTGGAAGTCCTACACCAGGTGCACGGATGGCATCGTGTTTGTGGTGGACTCTGTCGACATCGAAAGGATGGAGGAAGCCAAGACAGAACTTCATAAAATTACTAGGATATCTGAAAATCAGGGCGTGCCTGTCCTTATAGTGGCTAACAAACAGGACCTGAGgaattccctctctctctcagaaaTCGAGAAGATGTTAGCAATGAGCGAGCTGAGCTCTTCTACTCCCTGGCATCTGCAGCCTACCTGTGCGATCATAGGGGATGGACTCAAAGAGGGACTTGAAAAACTACATGATATGATAATTAAGCGAAGAAAAATGTTGAGACAGCAGAAAAAGAAGAGATGA